The Fodinibius salinus nucleotide sequence ACTTTTATCTAGTTTAAAATGAATATTTTAGTTACAGGCGGTGCAGGCTTCATCGGTAGTCATACCGTTGTAGAATTGCTAAATAAGGGTCATGACGTTACCGTTGTTGACAATCTTAATAATAGCAGTAAAACAGCCCTGGAACGTGTACAGGATATTACCGGGGAGACACTCACCTTCCATAAAACTGATCTTCGTGATGCTGATAAGTTAGATACTATCATTGGAAACAATGATTTCGATTCTGTTATCCACTTTGCCGGTCACAAAGCAGTAGGAGAATCAGTAGAAGAACCCCTGAAGTATTACCACAACAATATTACAGGCACGCTTTGCCTTTGCGATATTATGAAAAAACACGGGGTATATAACCTTGTGTTTAGCTCTTCTGCCACCGTTTATGGCGATCCAGAAACGGTACCCATTACCGAAGATTTTCCACTGACCGCTACCAATCCCTATGGACGCACCAAGCTATATATCGAGCAAATTCTGCATGATCTCCACATTTCTGACAATAAATTTAATATTGGGCTTCTTCGGTACTTCAATCCGGTGGGGGCTCATCCGAGTGGACGTATTGGCGAAGATCCCAATGACATTCCTAACAACTTGATGCCTTATATTACACAGGTAGCTGTAGGTAAACTCGATAAGCTTTCAGTCTTTGGGGATGACTACCCCACCCACGACGGTACGGGGGTGCGCGACTATATTCATGTAGGTGATCTGGCAAAGGGACATCTTGCCGCCCTCACCAAACTCACCAAAGATCCCGGAGTAGTTACTTATAATTTAGGTACCGGCACCGGATACAGCGTTCTGGATGTAGTAGAAGCATTTAAAGAAGCCTCGGAACAGGACATCCCCTATGAAATTACCGAGCGCCGGGCGGGCGACATTGCCAAATGCTTCGCAGATCCCTCAAAAGCAGAACAAGAGCTGGGCTGGCAAGCCGAATATAATTTGTTGGATATGTGCAAGCATGCTTGGAAATGGCAGTCTCAAAATCCTGATGGGTATGTAGAATAGACAGGAGCTCTAACGGGTAACCCTAGTCGCTATTGGTATTATTCTTATCGATAAATTACCAATCAATTATCAATAGAAAGCTTGGTAAAACAACTTGGCATTGCAGTCCCGATGATAGTTGGAAGAAGTAATCTCATTAATGACGCTTTAAAATATAATTACTTCGTTTACTCGTAGGTATTTCAAAAGCCACTTGCCAACTGTACACTGCCTACGGGCCACTGCTCACTGCTTTCTTACCCAACTCAAGCATTTTCTTAATTCGCGGTTCAAGTTCCTTATTTGTCAGTGCACCCAC carries:
- the galE gene encoding UDP-glucose 4-epimerase GalE — translated: MNILVTGGAGFIGSHTVVELLNKGHDVTVVDNLNNSSKTALERVQDITGETLTFHKTDLRDADKLDTIIGNNDFDSVIHFAGHKAVGESVEEPLKYYHNNITGTLCLCDIMKKHGVYNLVFSSSATVYGDPETVPITEDFPLTATNPYGRTKLYIEQILHDLHISDNKFNIGLLRYFNPVGAHPSGRIGEDPNDIPNNLMPYITQVAVGKLDKLSVFGDDYPTHDGTGVRDYIHVGDLAKGHLAALTKLTKDPGVVTYNLGTGTGYSVLDVVEAFKEASEQDIPYEITERRAGDIAKCFADPSKAEQELGWQAEYNLLDMCKHAWKWQSQNPDGYVE